The following coding sequences lie in one Silvibacterium dinghuense genomic window:
- a CDS encoding phosphatidylglycerophosphatase A, with the protein MPQPKVRWGKTTWAWLTATFFGIGLLPGGPGTWASVATVLIWTFSMRALHLAPGAMMLWTAIAAVVVTLIGIPASSIVERESGREDPGHVVIDEVAGQLIALVVSPALWLHAAVALLLFRAFDITKPAPVRQLERLHGGVGIMMDDVAAGGYALLVSLAIHHKW; encoded by the coding sequence ATGCCGCAACCAAAGGTGCGGTGGGGAAAAACGACTTGGGCGTGGCTGACGGCCACGTTTTTCGGTATTGGTCTGCTTCCGGGCGGTCCGGGAACCTGGGCTTCGGTCGCAACGGTGCTGATCTGGACCTTCAGCATGCGGGCGCTGCACCTGGCTCCGGGCGCGATGATGCTCTGGACCGCGATTGCCGCCGTGGTGGTGACATTGATCGGCATTCCGGCGTCGAGCATCGTGGAGCGTGAGAGCGGGCGCGAAGATCCCGGTCACGTGGTTATCGACGAGGTTGCCGGGCAGTTAATTGCGCTGGTCGTATCGCCTGCCCTGTGGCTGCATGCGGCGGTGGCGCTGCTGCTCTTTCGCGCTTTCGATATCACCAAACCCGCGCCGGTGCGGCAGCTGGAACGGCTGCATGGGGGCGTGGGTATCATGATGGATGACGTGGCGGCCGGTGGGTACGCCCTGCTGGTGAGCCTGGCGATTCATCATAAGTGGTAG
- a CDS encoding DNA gyrase inhibitor YacG: MTEKNQTLRCPTCRTLVLAGSEDFPFCSDRCRLIDLGKWSSGAYRISSPILDPDVLEGLDNQPRRPDDDEDTSH; the protein is encoded by the coding sequence ATGACAGAGAAGAATCAGACATTGCGTTGCCCGACATGCCGCACGCTGGTGCTGGCCGGGTCTGAGGATTTTCCTTTCTGCAGCGATCGCTGCCGGCTGATCGACCTGGGTAAGTGGTCGAGCGGGGCGTACCGCATCTCTTCGCCCATCCTCGATCCCGATGTGCTCGAGGGGCTGGACAACCAGCCGCGGCGTCCGGATGACGACGAAGACACTTCGCACTAA
- the rimO gene encoding 30S ribosomal protein S12 methylthiotransferase RimO, whose protein sequence is MIDSEQSVSSSSRPKVGFVSLGCPKNLVDSEVMMGLLDSAGAQMTNDASEAEILVVNTCSFIDKAKQESVDTILEMAQHKVDGKARRLIVAGCLVERYRDEIRKNIPEVDAVVGTGELEAILAAAGLSKPAPVISEPSPFTILTAAEAAAATATSIEFRAEGDLREQQGRFSRSEWDGAESSALPQYLYDHTTPRLLATGKTSAYIKIAEGCDHPCAFCVIPNLRGKFRSRRFESVVAEAESLVAQGVREIVLIGQDTTCYGEDMGLKDGLAQLLDRLAQIPDLKWLRFLYAYPNKITGKLLETIAKHDKIVKYLDVPLQHAAGPVLKSMKRGANADIFLKTVAKVREAVPGIALRTSFIVGFPGETEEDFETLCNFVRAAKFDWLGVFTYSDEEGSKAFDFGEKVPPRVIEQRRKKLMKLQQGISKKAKQNWVGRELDVLVEGESEETPLLWEGRSEFHAPEIDGTVYINDFGPFEELTPGRFYRCEITEAHDYDVVARIVSEV, encoded by the coding sequence GTGATCGATTCCGAACAATCCGTTTCTTCCTCATCCCGCCCCAAGGTGGGATTTGTTTCGCTCGGCTGTCCCAAGAACCTGGTGGACAGCGAAGTGATGATGGGCCTGCTCGACTCCGCCGGCGCCCAGATGACCAATGACGCCTCCGAGGCCGAAATCCTGGTCGTCAACACCTGCTCGTTTATCGATAAGGCCAAGCAGGAGTCGGTCGACACGATCCTCGAAATGGCGCAGCACAAGGTGGACGGCAAGGCCCGCCGCCTCATCGTGGCCGGCTGCCTGGTCGAGCGCTATCGCGACGAGATCCGTAAGAACATCCCCGAGGTCGATGCGGTCGTCGGCACGGGCGAGCTGGAGGCGATCCTTGCCGCCGCCGGGCTCTCGAAGCCCGCTCCGGTGATCAGCGAGCCTTCGCCGTTTACCATTCTGACCGCTGCGGAAGCTGCTGCTGCGACCGCGACGAGCATCGAGTTCCGTGCTGAGGGCGATCTGCGGGAACAGCAAGGCCGCTTCTCACGCTCCGAGTGGGATGGCGCCGAGTCGTCGGCGCTGCCGCAGTATCTCTATGACCACACCACGCCGCGCCTGCTCGCGACGGGCAAGACCTCGGCCTACATCAAGATCGCCGAGGGTTGCGACCATCCCTGCGCGTTCTGCGTGATCCCGAACCTGCGCGGCAAGTTCCGCTCGCGGCGCTTCGAGTCCGTCGTCGCCGAGGCCGAGAGCCTGGTGGCCCAGGGCGTGCGCGAGATCGTGCTGATCGGGCAGGACACGACCTGCTACGGCGAGGACATGGGACTGAAGGACGGCCTGGCTCAGCTGCTCGACCGCCTGGCGCAGATTCCTGACCTCAAGTGGCTGCGGTTCCTGTACGCCTATCCGAACAAGATCACAGGCAAGCTGCTTGAGACCATTGCGAAGCATGACAAGATTGTGAAGTATCTCGACGTACCGCTGCAGCATGCGGCCGGGCCGGTGCTCAAGTCGATGAAGCGCGGCGCGAATGCCGACATCTTCCTGAAGACCGTCGCCAAGGTGCGCGAAGCGGTGCCGGGCATTGCGCTTCGGACCTCGTTCATCGTGGGCTTCCCGGGTGAGACGGAAGAGGACTTCGAGACGCTGTGCAACTTTGTGCGCGCGGCGAAGTTCGACTGGCTGGGTGTCTTCACCTACTCCGATGAAGAGGGCTCGAAGGCCTTCGATTTCGGCGAGAAGGTGCCGCCGCGGGTGATCGAACAGCGCCGCAAGAAGCTGATGAAGCTGCAGCAGGGCATCAGCAAAAAGGCCAAGCAGAACTGGGTGGGCCGCGAGCTGGATGTGCTGGTCGAGGGCGAGTCGGAAGAGACGCCGTTGCTGTGGGAGGGCCGCTCCGAGTTCCACGCGCCGGAGATCGACGGCACGGTCTACATCAACGACTTCGGCCCCTTCGAAGAGCTGACGCCGGGACGTTTCTACCGCTGCGAGATTACAGAGGCGCACGATTACGACGTGGTGGCCCGCATCGTCAGCGAGGTCTAA
- a CDS encoding beta-ketoacyl-ACP synthase III, with translation MSLTLAVRPPVARRAKISALGTYVPSRVLTNQDLEKLVETSDEWIYSRVGIRERHIVAEGEATSDMAVAAARKCLASRGIEPSEVDAIIVATVTPDMFFPATACLVQDKLGAAGAWGFDLSAACSGFVYALQMGTKLVESGAHSKVLVIGSDTMSSILDYTDRTTCVLFGDGAGAVLIEPAAEGEIGMIDFVHEIDGSGAPALNMPAGGSAHPSTVETVQNKMHYVHQDGQTVYKFAVRKMAETAEKVLTRNGVTVNEIAAFIPHQANKRIILSSAERLGLPLEKIVINIDRYGNTTAGTIPLAMGTAVEENRLKKGDLVLIASVGAGFTVGATLLRWEI, from the coding sequence ATGTCCTTGACCCTCGCAGTACGCCCGCCCGTGGCCCGGCGCGCCAAGATCAGCGCCCTCGGCACCTATGTCCCGTCCCGCGTTCTCACCAATCAGGACCTCGAAAAACTGGTCGAGACCTCGGACGAGTGGATTTACTCGCGGGTCGGCATCCGGGAACGGCACATTGTCGCCGAGGGCGAAGCCACCAGCGACATGGCTGTCGCCGCAGCGCGCAAGTGCCTGGCCAGCCGTGGCATCGAGCCTTCTGAAGTCGATGCCATCATCGTCGCCACGGTCACGCCGGACATGTTCTTCCCCGCCACCGCCTGCCTGGTCCAGGACAAGCTCGGCGCCGCCGGCGCATGGGGCTTCGATCTCTCGGCCGCCTGCTCCGGCTTCGTCTATGCCCTGCAGATGGGCACCAAGCTGGTCGAAAGCGGCGCGCACTCCAAGGTATTGGTCATCGGCTCGGACACCATGTCCTCGATCCTCGACTACACCGACCGCACCACCTGCGTGCTCTTCGGTGACGGTGCCGGCGCGGTGCTCATCGAGCCCGCGGCGGAAGGCGAAATCGGCATGATCGACTTTGTGCACGAGATCGACGGCTCCGGAGCGCCGGCACTGAACATGCCCGCCGGCGGCAGCGCCCATCCGTCCACCGTCGAAACCGTGCAGAACAAGATGCACTATGTGCACCAGGACGGCCAGACGGTCTACAAATTCGCCGTGCGCAAGATGGCCGAGACCGCCGAAAAGGTGCTCACCCGCAACGGCGTAACGGTGAACGAAATCGCCGCCTTCATCCCTCACCAGGCCAACAAGCGCATCATCCTCTCGAGCGCCGAGCGCCTCGGCCTGCCGCTCGAGAAGATCGTCATCAACATCGATCGCTACGGCAACACCACTGCCGGCACCATTCCGCTGGCCATGGGCACCGCCGTCGAAGAGAACCGCCTCAAGAAGGGCGACCTGGTGCTGATCGCCAGCGTCGGCGCAGGCTTCACCGTAGGCGCCACGCTGCTGCGCTGGGAGATTTAA
- a CDS encoding YqaA family protein yields MPAAQKTPHHHLMPGWLIHLGAIGVFVVAALDASPIPLPLPGSTDVLILLLAAHRGNPWILTLAAVTGSLCGAYTSWGAAKKGGMGMVQRYVPERWLGKLEPQIKRHGALAVGLACVLPPPIPLMPFLLLAGALGVKRRPYLIAVGTARIVRYGAMAWLGATYGRRVVHAWEQYLSGWSEVILWTFFGVLIAAALFGVWKYRRDKQRGGYAPSDSPSAPAPAGREEAVSR; encoded by the coding sequence GTGCCCGCTGCTCAAAAGACGCCGCACCATCACCTTATGCCCGGTTGGCTCATCCACCTGGGCGCGATCGGCGTCTTCGTCGTTGCGGCTCTGGATGCTTCACCCATCCCCCTGCCTCTGCCGGGAAGCACGGATGTGCTGATTCTGCTGCTGGCGGCGCATCGCGGTAATCCGTGGATATTGACGCTGGCAGCGGTCACAGGCAGCCTTTGCGGCGCGTACACGAGCTGGGGTGCGGCGAAAAAGGGCGGCATGGGGATGGTGCAGCGCTACGTGCCGGAGCGCTGGCTGGGCAAGCTGGAGCCGCAGATCAAACGCCATGGAGCGCTGGCCGTGGGGTTGGCCTGCGTGCTTCCCCCGCCGATTCCGCTGATGCCGTTTCTACTGCTGGCCGGGGCGCTGGGCGTGAAGAGACGGCCCTATCTGATCGCCGTCGGCACGGCACGGATCGTCCGTTACGGAGCCATGGCCTGGCTGGGCGCGACCTATGGACGGCGCGTGGTCCATGCCTGGGAGCAGTATCTCTCCGGCTGGTCAGAGGTGATCCTGTGGACCTTCTTCGGGGTGCTGATTGCGGCGGCGCTCTTCGGGGTGTGGAAGTACCGGCGGGATAAGCAGCGCGGCGGCTACGCGCCGAGCGATTCGCCTTCGGCCCCTGCTCCCGCTGGTCGCGAGGAGGCAGTGAGCCGTTAG
- a CDS encoding menaquinone biosynthetic enzyme MqnA/MqnD family protein — translation MSQRKSGGWFGAEITEEMWRNPSGRGLVDWGVSPLSRKLILAAIDFVNPAPLMWDFEHEPRKSELAERYEIVSSTPSECARRLKTGEADIGLVPVASYALSEGQSIVPGCAIASLHDIRSLLLVLRSGIEPESVKTVALDTASMTTVTYTRILFAKYWKRQPEFVPMAANLDAMLAAADAAVVIGDPALLALEDRAAREARTGERLEYLDLAQVWRAWSGTPWISAFWAVRDAAFGPDTVTREQLVEDFLHSRDAGLGHAEDLVQEWAGRIAVPESVLREYLTRNIHYVLDEACLEGLRLFYRYAAECGALPGVPALRFL, via the coding sequence GTGAGTCAAAGAAAAAGCGGAGGCTGGTTCGGGGCGGAGATTACCGAAGAGATGTGGCGCAATCCTTCCGGCCGTGGATTGGTAGACTGGGGAGTGAGCCCGTTATCCCGCAAGCTGATTCTCGCCGCGATCGATTTTGTGAACCCTGCGCCGCTGATGTGGGATTTCGAGCACGAACCCCGGAAAAGCGAACTGGCCGAACGGTACGAGATCGTCTCGTCTACGCCGTCGGAGTGCGCGCGCAGGCTGAAGACCGGGGAGGCGGATATCGGCCTCGTCCCGGTGGCCTCGTATGCGCTGAGTGAGGGGCAGAGCATCGTTCCGGGCTGTGCCATTGCTTCGCTCCACGACATCCGCTCGCTGCTGCTGGTGCTGCGTTCTGGCATCGAACCGGAAAGCGTGAAGACGGTGGCGCTCGACACCGCATCAATGACGACGGTGACCTATACCCGCATCCTCTTCGCGAAATATTGGAAACGGCAGCCGGAGTTTGTGCCCATGGCGGCGAATCTCGATGCCATGCTGGCCGCAGCCGATGCGGCGGTGGTGATTGGCGATCCGGCGCTGCTGGCCCTCGAGGACCGCGCGGCGCGGGAAGCGCGCACCGGTGAGCGGCTCGAGTATCTGGATCTGGCGCAGGTCTGGCGTGCATGGTCGGGCACGCCATGGATTTCGGCCTTCTGGGCGGTGCGCGATGCGGCCTTCGGTCCGGATACCGTGACGCGGGAGCAACTGGTCGAGGACTTTCTGCACTCCCGCGATGCGGGCCTGGGGCATGCGGAAGACCTGGTCCAGGAGTGGGCGGGGCGGATTGCGGTGCCGGAATCGGTGCTGCGCGAGTACCTGACTCGGAACATCCACTACGTGCTGGATGAGGCCTGCCTCGAGGGTCTACGGCTGTTTTATCGTTACGCGGCCGAGTGCGGCGCGCTGCCTGGGGTGCCGGCGCTGCGGTTTTTATAG
- the dprA gene encoding DNA-processing protein DprA — MTTAPAGLPVSTSPASTAINDERLAWLALALTPQLGPRRILRAVEQVGAAARILNLRLTELEGLRFPAESAQFLADGRSLDLAGKEQAALTSLGARFLCHADEAYPARLREIFDAPPVLWLRGEAAILQQPALAVVGTRHPTPYGSAMAEMLARDLAQRGLIILSGMARGVDTSAHKGALAAGKPNIAIWGTGIDVVYPKENQSLAEKILSTGGAILSEFPLGTFPAPPNFPRRNRILSGISIGVLVVEAAEYSGTRITARCALEQNRDVFAVPGNVTNKNAWGPNTLIKQGAKLTATWEDVWEDLPSQVRLELESLLSEKAGLASNDAPAASLFREEPLPPHEARLLSILRPDEALQIDEIMEKLEAELSSSEVFTALFELELAGRVRQLPGKNYVRCL; from the coding sequence ATGACCACCGCTCCCGCCGGCCTGCCTGTGTCCACCTCCCCTGCTTCTACTGCCATAAACGATGAGCGACTGGCCTGGCTTGCCCTGGCTCTCACGCCGCAGCTCGGCCCCCGCCGTATCCTCAGGGCCGTCGAGCAGGTCGGAGCGGCGGCCCGCATTCTCAACCTGCGCCTTACCGAGCTCGAAGGGCTGCGCTTTCCCGCCGAAAGCGCCCAGTTCCTCGCCGATGGCCGCTCACTCGATCTCGCCGGAAAGGAGCAGGCCGCGCTCACCTCGCTCGGCGCCCGCTTCCTCTGCCATGCCGACGAGGCTTATCCCGCACGCCTGCGGGAGATCTTCGATGCCCCGCCGGTACTGTGGCTGCGCGGCGAAGCCGCTATCCTGCAGCAGCCGGCGCTGGCTGTCGTCGGCACCCGCCATCCCACCCCCTATGGCTCAGCCATGGCCGAGATGCTGGCCCGCGATCTCGCCCAGCGCGGCCTCATCATCCTCAGCGGCATGGCCCGCGGCGTCGATACCTCCGCCCACAAGGGGGCGCTGGCCGCCGGCAAGCCCAACATCGCCATCTGGGGTACCGGCATCGATGTTGTCTATCCCAAGGAAAATCAATCGCTTGCGGAGAAAATCCTGTCCACCGGCGGAGCCATCCTCTCCGAATTCCCGCTCGGCACCTTTCCCGCTCCGCCAAACTTTCCCCGCCGCAACCGCATTCTCTCCGGCATCAGCATCGGCGTGCTGGTGGTCGAGGCGGCCGAGTACTCCGGGACCCGCATCACCGCCCGCTGCGCCCTCGAGCAGAACCGCGACGTCTTTGCCGTTCCCGGCAACGTGACGAACAAGAACGCCTGGGGCCCCAACACATTGATAAAACAGGGCGCCAAGCTCACCGCCACCTGGGAGGACGTGTGGGAAGACCTTCCCAGCCAGGTGCGGCTCGAACTGGAGTCCCTGCTCAGCGAAAAGGCCGGACTTGCATCGAATGACGCACCTGCTGCATCGTTATTCAGGGAAGAGCCCCTCCCTCCCCATGAAGCTCGCCTGCTCTCGATCCTCCGACCCGATGAGGCCCTCCAGATCGACGAGATCATGGAAAAGCTGGAGGCGGAACTCAGCTCTTCGGAGGTTTTTACCGCCCTGTTCGAGCTCGAACTCGCCGGCCGCGTCCGGCAGCTTCCCGGCAAGAATTACGTCCGCTGCCTGTAA
- the topA gene encoding type I DNA topoisomerase: MSKSLVIVESPAKAKTIGKYLGSDFTVEASIGHIMDLPKNKIGVDLEGKKRTFEPELIVIPGKEKVVDRLKKIASKSDSIYLAPDPDREGEAIAYHLEEVLKGSTKKGAVHRVTFNEITPKAVKAAFQHARAVDRNLVDAQQTRRVLDRIVGYQISPLLWDKVRRGLSAGRVQTVALRLIVEREEVIKAFNPVEYWTIDAVLQPAPKGQDFTARFIGIDGAKAKVETVDAPALPDQKLTDEAVAQIRKAAWSVRNVERKERKRNPAAPFTTSKLQQDAARQLGFNVKRTMGVAQRLYEGIDLGSEGTVGLITYMRTDSTRVAPEAIASVRSFIESKHGAKYLPAAPNTFKSKKDAQDAHEAIRPSNPDLHPDQIKRYLSDEQYRLYKLIWQRFVASQMTPALFDQTTVDIVAKADRSYDFRVTGSVVKFDGFLKVYEESKEKKDEDDEALANKLPALEAGDKLNLQELKPEQHFTEPPPRYNEASLVKELEERGIGRPSTYASIINTIQDREYVQKIGGRNGRFVPTEIGTVVTGLLVKNFPYIFDTKYTARLEEELDDIEDGKEKWTDLLGGFYGHFEKELKVAGDNMEDIKRMEKATDEVCPQCGSPLVLKWGKFGSFYACSSYDKKKKGSCDYTRENFDAKPNLQMADQAEETEEEYCENCGRVMVLRNGPWGPFMACPGYNEDPPCKTVRRLNQKQQQKPPQPLEENCPKCGSQLVLRHGQYGEFVSCSAYPKCKYIKQNTIGMNCPKCKVGDLVEKKARRGNLFYGCSEYPKCDFTANYKPVDQKCPECGSPYLMEKTLKSGVYLVCPNNKKPSAGEEETPKKRAKKGEPETEIACSYTKRIGDAPPPEPADPAPKVKPTAKTHGPLVEV, encoded by the coding sequence ATGAGCAAATCTCTCGTGATCGTCGAGTCGCCCGCCAAGGCTAAAACGATCGGCAAATATCTCGGCAGCGACTTCACCGTGGAGGCCTCCATCGGCCACATCATGGACCTGCCGAAGAACAAGATCGGTGTCGACCTCGAAGGCAAGAAGCGCACCTTCGAGCCCGAGCTGATCGTCATCCCCGGAAAAGAAAAGGTCGTCGACCGCCTCAAGAAGATTGCGTCCAAGTCGGACAGCATCTATCTTGCGCCTGACCCGGACCGCGAAGGCGAGGCCATCGCCTACCACCTCGAAGAGGTGCTGAAGGGCTCGACGAAAAAGGGCGCGGTCCACCGCGTCACCTTCAACGAGATCACGCCGAAAGCGGTCAAGGCCGCCTTCCAGCATGCCCGCGCCGTCGATCGCAACCTGGTCGACGCGCAGCAGACGCGCCGCGTCCTCGACCGCATCGTCGGCTACCAGATTTCGCCGCTGCTCTGGGACAAGGTCCGCCGCGGACTCTCCGCAGGCCGCGTCCAGACGGTCGCCCTGCGCCTCATCGTCGAGCGCGAAGAAGTCATCAAGGCCTTCAACCCGGTCGAGTACTGGACCATCGACGCCGTACTGCAGCCTGCACCAAAAGGCCAGGACTTCACCGCCCGCTTCATCGGCATCGACGGCGCAAAGGCCAAGGTCGAGACCGTGGACGCTCCGGCGCTGCCTGACCAGAAGCTCACCGACGAGGCCGTGGCCCAGATCAGGAAGGCTGCGTGGTCGGTGCGCAATGTCGAGCGCAAGGAGCGCAAGCGGAACCCCGCCGCGCCCTTCACCACCTCGAAACTGCAGCAGGACGCCGCCCGCCAGCTCGGCTTCAACGTGAAGCGCACCATGGGCGTGGCCCAGCGCCTGTATGAAGGCATCGACCTCGGCAGCGAAGGCACCGTCGGTCTCATTACCTACATGCGTACCGATTCGACCCGCGTCGCGCCGGAGGCCATCGCCTCGGTCCGCAGCTTCATCGAGTCGAAGCATGGCGCCAAGTACCTGCCCGCCGCGCCCAACACCTTCAAGTCGAAGAAGGACGCGCAGGATGCGCACGAAGCCATCCGTCCGTCGAATCCGGATCTGCACCCGGACCAGATCAAGCGCTATCTCTCCGATGAGCAGTACCGGCTCTACAAGCTCATCTGGCAGCGCTTTGTCGCCTCGCAGATGACGCCCGCGCTCTTCGATCAGACGACCGTGGACATTGTCGCCAAGGCCGACCGCAGCTATGACTTCCGCGTCACCGGCTCGGTGGTCAAGTTCGACGGCTTCCTCAAGGTCTACGAGGAGTCGAAGGAAAAGAAGGACGAGGACGACGAGGCGCTGGCCAACAAGCTGCCCGCGCTCGAAGCCGGCGACAAGCTGAACCTGCAGGAACTCAAGCCCGAACAGCACTTCACCGAGCCGCCTCCGCGCTACAACGAAGCCTCGCTGGTGAAGGAGCTCGAAGAGCGCGGCATCGGACGCCCCTCGACCTACGCCTCCATCATCAACACCATCCAGGATCGCGAGTACGTGCAGAAGATCGGCGGCCGCAACGGACGCTTCGTGCCCACCGAGATCGGCACCGTGGTCACCGGCCTGCTGGTGAAGAACTTCCCCTACATCTTCGATACGAAATACACGGCACGCCTGGAAGAAGAGCTCGACGACATCGAAGACGGCAAGGAGAAGTGGACCGACCTGCTCGGCGGCTTCTATGGCCACTTCGAGAAGGAGCTGAAGGTCGCCGGCGACAACATGGAAGACATCAAGCGGATGGAGAAGGCTACGGACGAAGTGTGTCCGCAGTGCGGCTCGCCGCTGGTGCTGAAGTGGGGCAAGTTCGGCAGCTTCTACGCCTGCAGCTCGTACGACAAGAAGAAGAAGGGCTCCTGCGATTACACGCGCGAGAACTTCGACGCCAAGCCGAACCTGCAGATGGCCGACCAGGCCGAAGAGACCGAAGAAGAGTACTGCGAGAACTGCGGCCGCGTGATGGTGCTGCGCAACGGCCCATGGGGCCCGTTTATGGCCTGCCCCGGCTATAACGAGGACCCGCCGTGCAAGACGGTCCGCCGCCTGAACCAGAAGCAGCAGCAGAAGCCGCCGCAACCGCTCGAGGAGAACTGCCCCAAGTGCGGCAGCCAGCTGGTACTGCGCCACGGCCAGTACGGCGAATTCGTCTCCTGCTCGGCGTATCCGAAGTGCAAGTACATCAAGCAGAACACCATCGGCATGAACTGCCCGAAGTGCAAAGTCGGCGACCTGGTGGAGAAAAAGGCACGCCGCGGCAACCTCTTCTACGGCTGCTCGGAGTACCCGAAGTGCGACTTCACGGCGAATTACAAGCCGGTCGACCAGAAGTGCCCGGAGTGCGGCTCGCCGTACCTGATGGAGAAGACGCTGAAGTCGGGCGTCTACCTGGTCTGCCCGAACAATAAGAAGCCCTCGGCTGGCGAGGAAGAAACACCGAAGAAGCGCGCCAAGAAGGGCGAACCGGAGACGGAGATCGCCTGCAGCTACACCAAGCGCATCGGCGACGCCCCACCGCCCGAGCCTGCCGATCCGGCACCCAAGGTCAAGCCAACGGCCAAGACGCACGGCCCGCTCGTTGAGGTGTAA
- a CDS encoding DUF4760 domain-containing protein — translation MFESTLATTQDADLILKLYELRTEATMRQARAWLHGEFFPESSAEALAVLQAFGTEHNAWVRQVTSYWDMAAAFVTHGALNAELFLDCNNEPFFIFAKFEPYLAEIRAGRPGFLVKVQQLVEEYPAARTRVDQLKRTLPQRKAAFLASRAAKGQ, via the coding sequence ATGTTTGAATCCACCCTGGCCACTACGCAGGATGCCGACCTGATCCTGAAGCTCTACGAGCTCCGCACCGAAGCCACCATGCGTCAGGCTCGCGCCTGGCTGCACGGCGAGTTTTTCCCCGAATCCTCCGCCGAAGCGCTCGCCGTCCTGCAGGCCTTCGGAACCGAGCACAATGCCTGGGTTCGCCAGGTGACCAGCTACTGGGACATGGCCGCGGCCTTCGTCACCCATGGCGCGCTCAATGCCGAGCTCTTCCTCGACTGCAACAACGAGCCGTTCTTCATCTTTGCCAAGTTCGAACCCTATCTCGCTGAGATTCGGGCTGGCCGGCCCGGTTTTCTAGTCAAGGTCCAGCAATTGGTGGAGGAATATCCGGCTGCACGCACCCGGGTCGACCAGCTCAAGCGCACCCTGCCCCAGCGCAAGGCCGCGTTCCTCGCCTCCCGCGCCGCAAAAGGTCAATAA
- a CDS encoding DUF427 domain-containing protein gives MAKAIWNGKVIAESDTFETVEGNIYFPESAVNREYLRPSSTTSTCPWKGQARYYSLVVDGQENQDAAWYYLDPKPAARNIKNHIAFWRGVEIEK, from the coding sequence ATGGCAAAGGCAATCTGGAACGGCAAAGTCATCGCGGAAAGCGACACATTCGAAACGGTCGAAGGCAACATTTACTTCCCGGAAAGCGCAGTCAACCGGGAATACCTCCGCCCCAGCTCGACCACCTCAACCTGTCCGTGGAAGGGGCAGGCCCGCTACTATTCCCTGGTCGTCGACGGCCAGGAGAACCAGGATGCGGCCTGGTACTACCTCGATCCCAAGCCCGCCGCTCGTAACATCAAGAATCACATCGCCTTCTGGCGTGGCGTCGAAATCGAAAAGTAA